The proteins below come from a single Triticum aestivum cultivar Chinese Spring chromosome 5D, IWGSC CS RefSeq v2.1, whole genome shotgun sequence genomic window:
- the LOC123119269 gene encoding disease resistance protein RGA2, translated as MAEAIFSAVVGDMVGRVISLLAGRFSDQQSTSVKLQKISRMLVRIHSVVEEAKGRHITNHVVLEWLSELNDGVYQGRYLLDTIRCGEPELEDGHGDKVAAQPFSLSLFNPAKRVRVATSTVKCILPRHDAGVDEIDTVLESLQSISDDLREFMMLLQGCKRIRRPLATNIFVDGQMFGRHVEKERIINFLLDDHGPCITGKLPLLPIVGDIGAGKTTLVQHVCDDARLRNRFPIIMLFNFSSTYAMAMGRPTVVLKSKHVIGGSGKLNHPLQVLNENFRKKRFLMVFEDVDMHRKQMLEELLPSLRHGKQGSKIILTTNNRRVAAGMGTVEPVKLKVLPHPEYWFFFKAHAFAATDIEENPRLLAVGKAIAWKLNGSFFGAKIVGGVLKAHPNLQLWCKILRSNIGGLSLLGDGLGYIADLAENLLPSHVKMRQLIISKKPLSSTQPEFARLHDMLLPSPDAASADQESWSADVQNAKVLLCRSVMPFFCLDYNAHCTFCAVFYRPFISASHPLRNLFFYLFQIVLRYKWSPASKRAGLPAQAFQKLTNFIPKQIEV; from the exons ATGGCGGAGGCCATCTTCTCGGCGGTAGTCGGCGACATGGTGGGCAGGGTGATCTCGCTTCTCGCCGGCCGCTTCAGCGACCAACAGAGCACCAGTGTCAAGCTGCAGAAGATAAGTCGTATGCTTGTCAGGATTCACAGCGTGGTGGAGGAGGCCAAAGGGAGGCACATCACAAACCATGTTGTCCTCGAATGGCTCTCGGAGCTCAACGACGGTGTGTACCAGGGTCGTTATCTGCTGGACACGATCAGGTGCGGAGAGCCGGAGCTCGAAGACGGGCATGGTGACAAGGTAGCAGCACAGCCTTTCTCTCTGTCCTTGTTTAATCCTGCAAAGCGCGTGCGTGTCGCCACGAGCACCGTGAAGTGCATACTGCCTCGCCATGACGCCGGTGTCGATGAGATCGACACGGTGCTAGAGAGCTTGCAAAGCATATCTGATGATCTCCGGGAGTTCATGATGCTCCTGCAAGGCTGCAAGCGGATCCGCCGCCCTTTGGCTACCAACATCTTTGTGGACGGGCAGATGTTTGGCAGACATGTCGAGAAAGAAAGGATCATCAATTTCTTGCTTGACGACCACGGTCCATGCATCACGGGGAAGCTGCCTTTGCTCCCAATTGTTGGTGACATTGGAGCTGGGAAAACTACCTTGGTGCAGCACGTCTGCGATGATGCCAGGTTGCGCAACCGCTTCCCAATAATCATGCTGTTTAATTTCTCATCTACCTACGCTATGGCGATGGGTCGACCAACTGTTGTTCTGAAATCCAAACATGTGATTGGAGGGTCTGGAAAGCTTAATCATCCGCTGCAAGTGCTCAACGAGAATTTCCGCAAGAAGCGGTTCCTGATGGTGTTCGAGGATGTTGACATGCACAGGAAGCAAATGCTGGAGGAGCTCTTGCCAAGCCTGAGACATGGCAAACAGGGGAGCAAGATCATACTCACCACCAACAACAGGCGTGTCGCCGCTGGCATGGGGACAGTGGAGCCAGTCAAGCTGAAGGTCTTGCCACACCCAGAGTACTGGTTCTTCTTCAAGGCGCATGCCTTTGCTGCCACGGACATTGAGGAGAACCCGAGGCTGCTGGCTGTAGGCAAAGCCATTGCATGGAAGCTAAATGGATCATTCTTCGGCGCAAAGATCGTCGGAGGGGTGCTGAAAGCCCATCCAAATCTACAGCTCTGGTGTAAGATTCTGAGAAGCAATATCGGGGGTTTGTCCTTGTTGGGTGATGGCCTTGGATACATTGCGGATTTGGCAGAAAATCTGCTGCCAAGTCATGTAAAGATGCGCCAGCTGATTATATCCAAGAAACCGCTCTCCTCGACACAGCCTGAGTTTGCCAGGTTACATGATATGCTTCTGCCAAGCCCTGATGCAGCATCAGCAGACCAAGAAAGCTGGAGTGCAGATGTTCAAAATGCAAAAGTGTTGTTGTGCAGGTCAGTTATGCCATTCTTTTGCCTGGACTACAACGCCCATTGCACT TTTTGTGCTGTTTTCTACCGTCCTTTCATTTCAGCATCGCATCCTCTTAGAAACCTCTTCTTTTACTTGTTCCAAATAGTCCTTCGGTACAAATGGTCGCCTGCTTCCAAGCGAGCTGGACTTCCAGCACAGGCTTTCCAAAAGCTAACAAATTTCATACCAAAGCAGATTGAAGTATGA
- the LOC123119268 gene encoding acyl-coenzyme A thioesterase 13, with protein MASASAAAALEKARQLLEEAAAESLPTEQVDALPSGFYDAFVLCGIRVHAVEPGRLLCHFTVPARLLNSGNFLHGGATASLVDLVGTAVFYTAGAQTRGSPLEMNISYLDAAFSDEEIDIEAKVLRAGKAVGVATVELKKKSGKIIAQARYSKYLGASSKL; from the exons atggcgtcggcgtcggcggcggcggctttggagAAGGCTCGGCAGctgctggaggaggcggcggccgagtCGCTGCCGACGGAGCAGGTGGACGCGCTGCCGTCGGGGTTCTACGACGCCTTCGTGCTCTGCGGCATCCGCGTCCACGCCGTCGAGCCCGGCCGCCTCCTCTGCCACTTCACCGTCCCCgcccgcctcctc AACTCGGGCAACTTCCTGCACGGTGGCGCCACCGCGTCGCTGGTTGACTTGGTGGGTACTGCTGTCTTCTACACCGCCGGGGCGCAAACCAGGGGCTCACCACTAGAGATGAACATCTCCTATCTGGATGCTGCATTTTCGGAT GAAGAGATTGATATCGAGGCCAAGGTTCTGCGTGCTGGAAAAGCAGTAGGAGTGGCCACTGTGGAACTGAAGAAGAAATCTGGCAAAATCATCGCTCAAGCCCGCTATTCCAAGTATCTTGGTGCATCTAGTAAACTGTGA